The nucleotide sequence CACTACAAAGTCAAAATATGAAGCACAAGTCCATAATCGAATAGTTCATTTAACACTTTTAGCTTTGGTTTGTTACTTTATCCAGTGTATCTGGAATAATTCTCTTTCACACTCCTAGAGTCTTGTTTCACTCTTCAGTGTTTCCAGTGCAAATGTAAAAAGTCTGTGATCATTTAAGATCAGTCCTGCTGATATAAATCTTACTTTGGCATTCAATAAAGACTGGCTCCTTCCTTGAGGGAGTGGTTTTATTTTCACACTCCCAAATGCTTCCTGGATTTTTACCACAGCTGAAGCTTTTGTTCCAAAAAGAATCTATTTCAATTGTTTGGGGGTGGTTTTCATTTGTTGATTGGTATCCACCACAGTCCATATCCTGGCAAAGCTTTTCCTTCTCAGTTTCATTGAAGTTTTCTCTGGAAACAGCACTGGGTCCCTGTCTCCAGTGAACCAACACTGTTCCACTACAGGCCTTTTTGTCAGGTACCATCGTCCTCCATTCTGAGACAGACAAGAGAAATAAAACGTTCACAAAACATGATGTAATCAACAGGATCTGAATGATATAAATAACACACTCTGCACACGGAAATGACATTATGATCCTGCATCAACTTAAAGTTGTTAAAGTTTAGCTAACCTGCTGactgctgtgtaaataaaatgattttataGAGTGATAACAAAGAGATGACAACTGATGACAGAGATATTTTTATAACCATCAGACTGCACAGGCTAGCTGTTTCCAGCTGATTCCACACATTATTTAAGTGAGTCAGACTGTGTGGCAGAGACATACTGGTGACATGGACAAcaagcagaaaagaaaagagtaaaACTGAGTAGAACAAATAGGATTAATGGAGGTGAGGATGTTAAACTTCTAACCTTTATTTCACTAAAAGTAACCTTTGAAGGCGGGCATGTCAAAGTTTGAACGCAGCATTATTTTTATCTCAACATTTTTCTGAAATACAAACTAGTCTCagtttgtttcagtttcagttcagtGAAGGAGCAAACAATAATTAAGAAACTGCTGACACAAGAGAAGAttgtaaaagaaacaaagatcaTTATACACACCAGAGCATCGGAGGCCACTGTGTTTGCAGGCAGCTGTAGAAGCAGTAATACTGCTGCATGCAGATAATGAACTGTTAGCATTTGCAGTGCAGTTTAGGTTTGAAATGGCTAATTTATCTGCTGCAGGTCCAAAGTAGGGACGAGTCTCGACAGCATCACCACATTTAAGCTCCTGACAGATGGTGTTTCGACTGTTATTGTCTTTGAGAGCATCCTCGCACACAGGGATCCACTTCCCCTCATACTCCACCTCTATGTTTCCAAAACATTTGTAACTGGGAATGCTAAATCTGGGCTTGACACTACCTGAAACAAATTGGTaatattgtcattttatttttaattatccaTCATAGTCTTggtgaaaagatgaaaagtttaAAGAATTTCAGTCTGGTAACTTCAGAAAAATTCAAATTTGCTTTTTTAACACAAAATGGATTTGAAGgaatatttaaaaacagattgatgttaaagcaaaagtcagtctctttttgttttctaaattcTGGTATCCTGTAACTTAGTGACAAAAAGTCAACAAACCAATAAACTGGAACAATAAAACTGGCAATTTTTTCCAAAGGAGGCATATCAGTTGAAAATGAAACATTCTGCCAAGGAAAGTCACgacatttattatatttttgcaatataaaaatatttttaaaaaccaatTAATTACCTGAGCAAACAACATAGGCTGGTTTTTGATTACAGGACATATCATTGTCCTGGTTTTTGACAAAGATGCTCTGTGTCAGGTCAGTAGTCCGACTTGTCGGGTGTAAACTCTTGAAGAGGATATCACCATCTCTGGGACTGTTGTGGGCTTTTATGGGCGTCCCACAGTTCAGCTTTTCACACAGCTTCACAGACTTGTCTTCTGTCCAGGTGTCTGCACACATATCTCCTTCCTTGTATTCTACATGAATTCTGACTTTTCCCCAGCAGCTGTTCGTCAACCTCATCTCAATATTTCCTGTTGTGACATCCAAAAAGCAAAAGTTAAGAGGAAACTAGTATTAGCAGATATTTCACAACTTCTTGGACCGAGCTGGgtttcagaaaaaactgaaaatagtaGAAACTTGATTGAGAGAAAACAAGGAAGTGAATGTACATCTATGGACATTAAAAGGTAAAGTCTgttataaataaattgtgtcCTCTGAGTGGATCACATTACAACTAGTGACACAATAAATCAATTCCATAATGACTTTAGTCTTAGTTTTATACTTTAACTCATTCACATTTCACATTACCTGAACATTTCACATGGGCAGTAGAAGTTTGGTGGTCAGGAGGCAGAGGTGTAGTTTGGTTACACtcaaaaagagacttttttctGGATGAGCAGCTAAAAGAGTCTTTccaaactttattaatcatatCAGCCCTAGAATGGAAAGAAAAGCTGGCAGCGTTCCCACAATGCATCTGCTGACACACTGTGTCTGCAGACTCTTGGTTCCATGTCTCGTTAGACCCAGAGAGCCAGTAGATTTCTCTGCCATGCTCTATCCCCACATGACCAGAACAGGTTCCACTCAAAAACACCACCTTGTGACCTGATGGACACAAAGAGAGAAACGTGATATACAGTAAGTGGCTGTGCAGGTCGTCTACCTGTTGAAAGGTCAGTGGTTCATGCGTGAATGTTAGACAAAGCCCTTTGACACAGAATTAAAGCACTGCATGAATGTGTGCTTGTGACTGGGTGAATTGGGCTTGTAGTAAAAAGTGCTTTGACTTTAAAATGCTGAATGTCTTTGCTGATAGCTGAGCAGACCAATGAATCTCTACTACTTGCAGTAAAATGCACTCTGTGTTCTCAAAAGGAGTAGAAAAGCATTATATATAATAACAGTTCATTTATCATACTGTACCATTACCGTACACTTATCATTACACTTGATGGACAGTTACAAAACTCAAGTATAAAATGTTATCATTCTAAATGGATCCATTCTAAACAGACATGGGTACATAtgacactttttaaaaagaatttctTTTATGAAACTTGTTCTCAAATGTACACCCACTGGAAGAACAAGAGTTTAACCTTGACATTTTCTTTCCCAGTTTTGGCAAAATAAAACTCTCAAAGTCTATGAGTGACTGAACTCATAGACATAGAGAGTTTTATAGGGAACACTGGCATTAGAACCTCTGGATACTTAAGACTCCACAAAGCAAAGTTCAGAGTTCACCTCATTTTGTTTGAAAGTCTGCAACTTTTCCTGTTTTGATCCTGTCTCACCAATATCATCAATCTCTCATCAGGTAAATAAAAGACACATgaaaatacatacataaataaatacatttaaaaaaactttaaaaaagcaaatagCAGTTGATATTGATTCCATTATTAGAGTTTCAGTGTGTTAACTGTTAACtgcatttaatttaaaacaatgACTTGCTTTTATAACCCTGACAGAATCATACTGGCAGTGACAGTTTGTGATGGCTGCACTCacagccacacagtggtaaTATCCACCATGTTGGTATAGAGGCTTATAAGTAACATTGCATTCACATTTGTCTTCCTTTAAATATAGGAATTAATTTACAGGACAATAAATAACTGGTTTTGGTTTAGAGTTAATTCCACATAACACTGCATTCTAAAATAAGTGCGCACATTTTAGTCTACACTGTTATGTATGattaatcttttgttttctgagttaTCTTAGTTGCAGCTGCTCCAGTCCCTTGATTAAGGAGCCAAGAGGTGGAAAAGGGGCGGAGCGAGCTTTGAAGGAAGACTGCTAATTGGTTCATTCCATAACTCTGGACCATGGGGGGAATTGGAGTTCATTATGTTTGGTTTAGttaggttttgtgtgttttaccccttgtgttttttgtgggctgatcagccactatttaagtttcccctttgtctcgttaagttaggtcagtttgtttgagtTATCATAGTGTTGTCAACTTTGAgtagagttctgttattttgacctcttttatgggcccaaAATTTTGATTCTTTTTGCATGATTTAACCAATTATGTTTTGGggttaaataaaaatcatttttttggactttaacctgTGCCTAAGTTTCCCTCGCTGCTCGGTCCATCACACAGTTAtacacagcaagaaggtcaaAGGGCACGTGACACTCACCCTCACAGGTGATTCCAACTGCTTCCACTTCTTGATTTGAAAATTGGTTGTTTGAGTTTTCTGTTAAGCACTCAGATATGTTTGATATCTTCTTATTTGTTGGACACGTTATTGACAGGAAGCTACCAGAACCCTGActgaatttttcagttttgccTTTTTCCCCACATTGCAGTTGTTTGCAGACAGCTGCTGATTGAGCCTCTGTCCATCTGTTTGCAGGAACTTTCCTCCACTGGCCCTCAAGCTTTATCTCCAATCTTCCAGCACATCTTCCAGGACCATCTGCCAGTTTCACCTTCACACTGTCTGTACCATGACAATAAGAGATTTATCAGCcatgaaacacaaaaagaataaatacattaaattaattaattactgaaCACATTTTGGAAAAAATTAATTAGAATTTAACAATGTCACAATTTCATTGAATGAAGTAACTCATTTTCTCTCTCAACAGAGAATTTATTGCAGAATTTAAAATCCCATTATAAAAGCAGACAAAGGCCATCAGCAGCCACtctgtacattttcactgctgtaTCTCACCTGAACACACCACATAAGGTTGTTTTGAACACTGGATATTGTTGCCATGCTCAGCCTCACAGTGCCACAGTGAGGACTCGCTGCCTTTGCAGCTCACATGGTCCATTATCCCTCTTGAATTTTGACGTTCTTGAGTATAAATCAGCTAGAACAAAGCATTTATGAGTTTGCATTATTTCATTGATACTCATCCAGTATTAATGGTGCACATTAGTACACTTATCACAATAAAGCCAGTAGCACTGCTGTATGGACAGTTTCTGATACACTCAGTATCCATGTATCAGAACAACAGGTAACTTATGGTGACTAAACTGGAAAACTCACTTTCCCGCATCCAAGCTCCTTGCAGACTAATTCAGCTTCACTTTTAGTCCAGGTGGAGGCACACACAGGATTATCTGAACCATTCACTTCAATATTAACTGTACCATAGCACTTGCTGTCTTTACCAGAGTGCAGAACTACTTTAACTTcatctgagagagagagagagagagagagagagagcagtttTACAGTGTGAAGTTTTTGCTTGGAAGTTGTTTGTGTTGGAATATAAATGTGTTGAATTACCTGTGCAAGTCACATTAaggtttttgtttgtgctgttgtttgGGCTGAGAGAGTTACCACAGTGCATTTGCTGGCACACATCAAAATCAAAGTTGTCCTGTTGAACAGGTACCCAgttgttattttc is from Oreochromis niloticus isolate F11D_XX linkage group LG20, O_niloticus_UMD_NMBU, whole genome shotgun sequence and encodes:
- the LOC102081453 gene encoding scavenger receptor cysteine-rich type 1 protein M130, which translates into the protein MWFLLLLLHLAHIELMISQAEDRLILKNKGGYPCEGYLEVYHNNTWGYVGDTHWDKNTEKVACKSTHCGEPADSSVTDIGKPSEDRPIWLNELKCEGDESALWECKHPGWNSSYYSKLTVKKITCSSNITISLDGPKCAGAVKYSIDGKFDGYFCNSNIGETEARLLCKSLGCGGLRQIPSEWEDMERNAAKMKLDCSAFKNADPDHLWQCVKGNDDSASCKPFSVICEGFMRLQLKGNQSNVCSGQLEKEENNNWVPVQQDNFDFDVCQQMHCGNSLSPNNSTNKNLNVTCTDEVKVVLHSGKDSKCYGTVNIEVNGSDNPVCASTWTKSEAELVCKELGCGKLIYTQERQNSRGIMDHVSCKGSESSLWHCEAEHGNNIQCSKQPYVVCSDSVKVKLADGPGRCAGRLEIKLEGQWRKVPANRWTEAQSAAVCKQLQCGEKGKTEKFSQGSGSFLSITCPTNKKISNISECLTENSNNQFSNQEVEAVGITCEGHKVVFLSGTCSGHVGIEHGREIYWLSGSNETWNQESADTVCQQMHCGNAASFSFHSRADMINKVWKDSFSCSSRKKSLFECNQTTPLPPDHQTSTAHVKCSGNIEMRLTNSCWGKVRIHVEYKEGDMCADTWTEDKSVKLCEKLNCGTPIKAHNSPRDGDILFKSLHPTSRTTDLTQSIFVKNQDNDMSCNQKPAYVVCSGSVKPRFSIPSYKCFGNIEVEYEGKWIPVCEDALKDNNSRNTICQELKCGDAVETRPYFGPAADKLAISNLNCTANANSSLSACSSITASTAACKHSGLRCSEWRTMVPDKKACSGTVLVHWRQGPSAVSRENFNETEKEKLCQDMDCGGYQSTNENHPQTIEIDSFWNKSFSCGKNPGSIWECENKTTPSRKEPVFIECQKEPSVSLSQNCSGEVTIDSVPVCASNWDLSYAHKVCQEKLCGNAVFIKPKAPSKGSGNIYHVSCEKYHSIIGQCRRTEGKCDTNVVFITCSESVKFRTTEKHGGVLEVNYRDKWERVCPYNPSPVLVRKLCEVIKTENHSISKEDKQVNLETTLEFTDVTMDVKRAVKQRSCGNASPAEILCEGYVKLTPTPTSPSPPSPPSPTSPPPSTSIAPIIVGVGFLLVVIILISVLIRFCVKRARKSKVSSRMLPGKEVEFERGEYENVIDKDNEMEDISRGRVRSEADLISEKDGQSVSSLPYEDIEADEARPLTFSGTTAPAARDINVHEGVHNENGVTYEEEDSQESYDDIGMIIETTQTTAEVHNSSQTTDDLNTAAPGLVERDEDYLEPDVDG